One genomic region from Natrinema caseinilyticum encodes:
- a CDS encoding diacylglycerol/lipid kinase family protein, with the protein MQSEGSTDGRADDRVLVLNPESGSGDHVDDVVEFGTEHGFEIRKTEQAGDAKRFADEAAPDAGLVAAAGGDGTVNAVVNGLAAADELETTTLAVVPTGTGNNFATNIGVQGVDHAFTVIEEGRRRSIDVGLANDRVFLNSCVGGITAEASSNTTPESKANLGVLAYVKTTLETMGSFDSLPLRVETEPGPNGERTRAWEGRAMFVLIGNCRRFTGARTAQADVEDGLLEVTIVEDAAALNLLGGAAMQKLFGRDSDHIVRRRTPSLAIESRRDSVEYSLDGEMLETEILTVETNSRTLEIAVGDGYQPDPDDGLLP; encoded by the coding sequence ATGCAATCGGAGGGGTCGACCGACGGTCGGGCCGACGACCGCGTGCTCGTCCTCAATCCCGAAAGCGGCAGCGGAGACCACGTCGACGACGTCGTCGAATTCGGGACCGAGCACGGGTTCGAAATCCGAAAAACCGAACAGGCCGGCGACGCGAAGCGATTCGCCGACGAGGCCGCCCCCGACGCGGGCCTCGTCGCCGCGGCCGGCGGCGATGGCACGGTAAACGCCGTGGTCAACGGACTCGCGGCCGCGGACGAACTCGAGACGACGACTCTCGCCGTCGTTCCGACGGGAACGGGAAACAACTTCGCGACGAACATCGGCGTTCAGGGAGTCGACCACGCGTTTACGGTGATCGAGGAGGGGAGACGGCGGTCGATCGACGTCGGACTCGCGAACGATCGGGTCTTCCTCAACTCCTGTGTCGGCGGCATCACCGCCGAAGCGAGCAGCAACACGACCCCGGAGAGCAAGGCGAACCTGGGCGTCCTCGCGTACGTGAAGACCACGCTCGAGACGATGGGCTCGTTCGACTCGCTCCCGCTCCGGGTGGAGACGGAACCCGGACCGAACGGGGAACGGACGCGAGCCTGGGAAGGGAGGGCCATGTTCGTCCTCATCGGGAACTGTCGACGGTTTACGGGCGCGCGAACGGCGCAGGCCGACGTCGAGGACGGCCTGCTCGAGGTGACGATCGTCGAGGACGCCGCGGCGTTGAACCTCCTCGGCGGTGCAGCCATGCAGAAACTGTTCGGACGCGATAGCGACCACATCGTTCGCCGGCGAACGCCGTCGCTCGCGATCGAGAGCCGACGGGACTCCGTCGAGTACAGTCTCGACGGGGAGATGCTCGAAACCGAAATCCTGACCGTCGAGACGAATTCGCGGACGCTCGAGATCGCCGTCGGGGACGGCTATCAACCCGATCCGGACGACGGACTGCTACCGTAG